One Hordeum vulgare subsp. vulgare chromosome 4H, MorexV3_pseudomolecules_assembly, whole genome shotgun sequence DNA window includes the following coding sequences:
- the LOC123450751 gene encoding vegetative cell wall protein gp1-like, whose product MSSPPQPQRPPTATAPPTATPPPPATAPSQPLPRAFLATSTAPQRAANPTPTPTPLFTGRPLNPNPSHASPAHGILYPVATSSSIPATAAAVAANHRRAPHVGVVYPRPHAVAVPTAPPSQRPQATTQQRSYAAAPRAVVAGVTPRPEHPPRGVPIAPHPQLKVNAVRAVTPSLAVTPSLVVTPSPAVTPSPAFTPFPQEHVNTKERESTKENATTVVINDRKPND is encoded by the exons ATGTCGTCCCCACCACAACCACAGCGGCCACCTACCGCCACTGCCCCGCCCACCGCCACGCCCCCTCCCCCGGCCACCGCTCCCTCGCAGCCCCTGCCGCGcgccttcctcgccacctccaccgcGCCGCAGCGCGCCGCGAACCCGACCCCGACCCCGACGCCGCTCTTTACCGGCCGCCCGctcaaccctaaccctagccacgcCTCCCCCGCGCACGGCATCCTCTACCCCGTCGCCACATCATCCTCCATCCCCGCCACCGCCGCGGCCGTGGCGGCGAACCATCGCCGCGCCCCCCACGTCGGCGTCGTGTACCCGCGCCCCCACGCCGTTGCTGTCCCCaccgccccgccgtcccagcgtccCCAGGCGACAACGCAGCAGCGGTCCTACGCCGCCGCGCCGCGGGCCGTGGTGGCGGGCGTGACGCCGCGTCCCGAACACCCTCCCCGAGGGGTTCCAATAGCCCCGCATCCTCAGCTCAAG GTTAATGCTGTTCGAGCTGTTACTCCATCTCTGGCTGTTACTCCATCTCTAGTTGTTACTCCATCTCCAGCTGTTACCCCATCTCCAGCTTTTACtccatttcctcaggagcatgtcAACACAAAGGAAAG AGAAAGTACCAAAGAAAACGCTACAACTGTGGTGATCAATGACCGCAAA CCAAATGACTAG